Proteins from one Nyctibius grandis isolate bNycGra1 chromosome 2, bNycGra1.pri, whole genome shotgun sequence genomic window:
- the LOC137675669 gene encoding LOW QUALITY PROTEIN: uncharacterized protein (The sequence of the model RefSeq protein was modified relative to this genomic sequence to represent the inferred CDS: inserted 1 base in 1 codon): MLSDLTRQTRGAYKTSSFHGEWHLSATCLRRAMDLKAICVLSIILVIALSTLAEGRMLPTRCQCKMLPRERRNCGYPGISAVECRKAGCCFNASVPGVPWCFAPKAKRVKKVCPADPYARINCGFPGITAKECEGRGCCFRXRPAGVPWCFYQRVMEEGNSHLSNLPMSEWSLTLPKGTWHSVLRIPPPGLCQQAQVSGPAELPPLQCTVAVFGFARKIINRNVSMPVGMSKMVLGTGGALFNLPSRADELAVGQENDYVLERSGKK, encoded by the exons ATGTTATCAGACCTCACCAGGCAAACACGAGGAGCGTATAAAACAAGCTCCTTCCACGGAGAGTGGCACCTCTCCGCCACCTGCCTTCGAAGAGCAATGGATCTCAAAGCGATCTGTGTGCTCTCCATCATCCTCGTCATAGCCCTCAGCACCTTGGCAGAGGGAAGGATGTTACCAA CCAGATGCCAGTGTAAAATGCTCCCCAGGGAGCGGAGGAACTGCGGCTACCCGGGAATCTCAGCAGTGGAGTGCAGGAAAGCTGGGTGCTGCTTCAACGCTTCAGTCCCCGGAGTTCCCTGGTGCTTTGCTCCTAAAGCAAAGAGAG TTAAGAAAGTATGTCCCGCCGATCCTTATGCCAGGATAAACTGTGGCTTCCCCGGCATCACGGCTAAGGAGTGCGAAGGAAGGGGTTGCTGCTTCA CACGTCCCGCTGGTGTCCCCTGGTGCTTCTACCAGCGCGTGATGGAGGAAG GAAATTCGCATCTTAGCAACCTGCCGATGAGCGAGTGGTCACTAACACTTCCGAAAGGAACATGGCACTCAGTTCTTCGT ATCCCTCCACCGGGGCTGTGCCAGCAGGCGCAGGTCAGTGGTCCTGCTGAGCTTCCCCCGCTACAATGTACTGTGGCTGTATTTGGCTTtgcaagaaaaattattaacagAAATGTCTCG ATGCCAGTGGGGATGAGCAAGATGGTCCTAGGAACAGGTGGAGCTTTATTCAACCTGCCCAGCAGAGCAGACGAACTGGCAGTGGGACAAGAGAATGACTATGTGCTAGAAAGAAGTGGGAAAAAATAG